A portion of the Streptococcus sp. Marseille-Q6470 genome contains these proteins:
- the smc gene encoding chromosome segregation protein SMC: MYLKEIEIQGFKSFADKTKVVFDQGVTAVVGPNGSGKSNITESLRWALGESSVKSLRGGKMPDVIFAGTESRKPLNYASVVVTLDNQDGFIKDAGQEIKVERHIYRTGDSEYKIDGKKVRLRDIHDLFLDTGLGRDSFSIISQGKVEEIFNSKPEERRAIFEEAAGVLKYKTRRKETESKLQQTQDNLDRLEDIIYELDNQIKPLEKQAATARKFMDLDSQRKGIYLDVLVAQIQANKAELDVTEEELNQVQELLTSYYQKRESLELENQSLKKQRQDLQAEMAKDQTSLMDLTALISDLERKLALSKLETEQVALNQQEAQARLASLDEKRTALIQEKEEKEANLAQLEANLAVNTKELNRLEAELVAFSDDPDQMIEQLRERFVAFLQEEADVSNQLTRIENDLENSRQQTQKQEEQLESLKEQLASAKSKASEQETALKSAKEKVQTLLADYQANAKQEEEQKQAYQSQQNQLFDRLDSLKNKQAKAQSLENILKNHSNFYAGVKSVLQEKNRLGGIVGAVSEHLTFDVRYQTALEIALGASSQHIIVEDEQAATKAIDFLKRNRAGRATFLPLTTIKARSISGQNQDVIASSPGFLGMADELVTFDTKHEAIFKNLLATTAIFDMVEHARDAARKVRYQVRMVTLDGTELRTGGSYAGGANRQNNSIFIKPELEQLQKEIAKEEKILGHEEENLKSLQENLTVLAQTLETIKSQGEQARIEEQGLYLAYQQTCQQVEELETLLELQEKELNNLRDGDWQTEKEKCQERLSIIATEKQKLESEIEEIKSNKNAIQERYQNLQEKISQERLLKTEMLGRKRYEVSDIERINKELENLNIEQEEIERLLQEKVDNLEKVDTELLTKQETEAKIQKEDIQQGLIRKQFELDDIEGQLDDIASHLEQARQQNEELIRKQTRAEATKEKITDRLRYLQGQLTEEYQISYTEALEQANQLEDLAIAEQKVKDLEKSIRSLGPVNLDAIEQFDEVHERLEFLNSQRDDILSAKNLLLETITEMNDEVKERFKSTFEAIRESFKVTFKQMFGGGQADLILTEGDLLTAGVEISVQPPGKKIQSLNLMSGGEKALSALALLFSIIRVKTIPFVILDEVEAALDEANVKRFGDYLNRFDKDSQFIVVTHRKGTMAAADSIYGVTMQESGVSKIVSVKLKDLENMDA; the protein is encoded by the coding sequence ATGTATTTAAAGGAAATTGAGATTCAGGGGTTTAAGTCCTTTGCTGACAAAACCAAGGTTGTTTTTGACCAAGGAGTAACAGCAGTTGTAGGACCCAATGGTTCTGGAAAATCTAACATCACAGAAAGTTTACGCTGGGCTCTTGGGGAATCCAGTGTCAAAAGTCTTCGTGGTGGGAAGATGCCTGATGTTATCTTTGCAGGAACAGAAAGTAGAAAACCACTAAACTATGCTTCTGTAGTTGTTACTCTAGATAATCAGGACGGTTTCATCAAGGATGCAGGACAGGAAATCAAGGTGGAGCGTCATATCTATCGTACTGGGGATAGTGAATACAAGATTGATGGGAAAAAAGTCCGTCTTCGTGATATTCATGATCTTTTCTTAGATACCGGACTTGGACGCGATTCCTTCTCCATTATTTCCCAAGGGAAGGTCGAAGAAATCTTTAACTCCAAACCTGAGGAACGTCGGGCTATCTTTGAAGAAGCAGCTGGAGTTTTAAAATATAAAACTCGTCGTAAAGAGACGGAAAGTAAACTGCAACAAACTCAAGATAATTTAGACCGCTTGGAAGATATCATCTATGAGTTAGACAATCAAATCAAGCCCTTAGAAAAGCAAGCAGCAACAGCTCGTAAATTTATGGACTTGGACAGTCAGCGTAAAGGCATCTACTTGGACGTTTTGGTTGCACAAATTCAAGCCAATAAGGCTGAATTGGATGTAACTGAAGAGGAATTAAACCAAGTCCAAGAACTGTTGACTAGTTATTATCAAAAACGCGAGTCACTAGAACTTGAAAATCAATCTCTCAAGAAGCAGAGACAAGATTTACAAGCAGAGATGGCTAAAGATCAAACTAGTTTGATGGATTTGACTGCTCTAATCAGTGATTTAGAACGAAAATTGGCCTTGTCTAAACTGGAGACTGAGCAAGTTGCCCTCAATCAACAAGAGGCTCAAGCTCGTTTAGCTAGTTTGGATGAAAAAAGGACTGCTCTCATTCAAGAGAAGGAAGAAAAAGAAGCAAATCTGGCTCAGTTAGAAGCAAATCTAGCTGTCAATACCAAGGAACTCAATCGTTTAGAAGCTGAGTTAGTAGCATTTTCTGATGATCCAGATCAGATGATTGAACAACTGCGTGAGCGCTTTGTTGCTTTCTTGCAGGAAGAAGCGGATGTCTCTAACCAGTTGACACGGATTGAAAATGATCTTGAAAATAGTCGCCAACAGACTCAAAAGCAAGAAGAACAATTGGAGTCCTTGAAGGAACAATTAGCTTCTGCTAAATCTAAGGCTAGTGAGCAAGAAACTGCTCTTAAATCAGCAAAAGAAAAAGTACAAACCTTACTTGCTGATTATCAGGCCAATGCCAAACAGGAAGAAGAACAAAAGCAGGCTTATCAAAGTCAGCAAAATCAACTTTTTGACCGTTTGGATAGCCTGAAAAACAAGCAGGCCAAGGCGCAAAGTCTGGAAAACATTCTTAAAAACCATAGTAATTTCTATGCGGGTGTTAAGAGTGTTCTACAAGAAAAAAATCGCCTGGGCGGTATTGTCGGAGCGGTCAGTGAACATTTAACTTTTGATGTTCGTTATCAAACAGCCCTTGAAATTGCCCTCGGAGCAAGTAGCCAACATATCATCGTTGAAGACGAACAGGCTGCGACTAAGGCTATCGACTTCCTTAAACGAAACCGAGCTGGTCGTGCGACCTTCCTACCTTTGACAACCATCAAGGCTCGTAGCATTTCTGGTCAGAACCAAGATGTGATTGCCTCAAGTCCAGGTTTTCTTGGAATGGCAGATGAATTGGTTACTTTTGATACAAAGCATGAAGCTATTTTTAAAAACCTGCTTGCTACAACAGCAATTTTTGATATGGTAGAGCATGCGCGTGATGCGGCTCGCAAGGTACGTTATCAGGTTCGAATGGTAACGCTAGATGGTACAGAATTGCGAACAGGTGGTTCTTATGCTGGTGGTGCCAATCGTCAAAATAACAGTATCTTTATCAAGCCTGAATTGGAGCAGTTACAAAAAGAAATTGCTAAGGAAGAGAAGATTCTTGGTCATGAAGAAGAAAATCTGAAATCACTTCAAGAAAACTTGACTGTTCTCGCTCAAACTTTGGAGACTATTAAGTCTCAAGGAGAGCAAGCTCGAATAGAGGAGCAGGGCTTATATCTGGCTTATCAACAAACTTGCCAACAAGTCGAAGAACTCGAAACGCTTTTAGAACTTCAGGAAAAAGAATTAAACAATCTCAGAGATGGAGATTGGCAAACTGAAAAAGAAAAATGCCAAGAACGTCTTTCAATCATCGCAACTGAAAAGCAAAAGCTAGAATCAGAAATCGAAGAAATCAAGTCCAATAAAAATGCGATTCAGGAACGCTACCAAAACTTGCAGGAAAAAATTTCCCAAGAACGTCTGCTTAAAACAGAAATGCTTGGACGGAAACGTTATGAGGTTTCTGATATTGAACGGATTAACAAAGAACTTGAGAACCTCAATATCGAGCAAGAAGAGATTGAGCGTCTTTTGCAAGAAAAAGTAGACAATCTTGAAAAAGTTGACACGGAACTTTTGACTAAGCAGGAAACTGAAGCCAAGATTCAGAAGGAAGACATTCAACAAGGACTCATTCGTAAGCAGTTTGAACTGGATGATATTGAAGGCCAATTGGATGATATTGCTAGTCATTTAGAACAAGCTCGTCAGCAAAATGAAGAATTGATTCGTAAGCAAACACGTGCAGAAGCAACCAAAGAGAAAATTACGGACCGCCTTCGCTATCTTCAAGGTCAACTGACTGAAGAATATCAGATTAGCTATACGGAAGCTTTAGAACAAGCGAATCAGTTGGAAGATTTAGCAATCGCTGAACAAAAGGTTAAGGATTTGGAAAAATCCATTCGTTCACTTGGTCCGGTTAACTTGGATGCTATTGAACAGTTTGATGAAGTCCACGAACGTTTGGAATTCTTGAATAGTCAGCGAGATGACATTCTTTCTGCTAAAAACTTACTTCTTGAGACTATTACAGAAATGAATGATGAAGTGAAAGAACGCTTTAAGTCAACATTCGAAGCTATTCGTGAGTCCTTTAAAGTGACCTTTAAGCAGATGTTTGGTGGTGGTCAAGCAGACCTAATCTTGACCGAAGGAGATCTATTGACAGCAGGTGTTGAAATCTCTGTTCAACCACCAGGTAAGAAAATCCAATCCCTAAACCTCATGAGTGGTGGCGAGAAGGCTTTGTCAGCTCTAGCTCTTCTTTTCTCAATCATCCGTGTTAAGACCATTCCATTTGTTATCTTGGATGAGGTAGAGGCCGCACTCGATGAGGCTAACGTTAAGCGTTTTGGTGATTATCTTAACAGATTTGACAAAGATAGTCAGTTTATCGTTGTTACCCACCGTAAGGGAACCATGGCAGCAGCAGACTCTATCTATGGGGTGACCATGCAAGAGTCTGGTGTATCTAAGATTGTCTCTGTAAAACTAAAAGATTTAGAGAATATGGATGCTTAG
- the rnc gene encoding ribonuclease III, whose translation MKELETVLEQRFGLVFSDKQLLETAFTHTSYANEHRLLKISHNERLEFLGDAVLQLLISEYLYKKYPKKPEGDLSKLRAMIVREESLAGFARDCQFDQFIKLGKGEEKSGGRNRDTILGDAFEAFLGALLLDKDLLTVKEFIYQVMIPKVEAGDFEMIKDYKTHLQELLQVNGDVDIRYQVISEIGPAHDKMFEVEVLVEGQSLGRGQGRSKKLAEQEAAKNAVEEGLDSCI comes from the coding sequence ATGAAAGAATTAGAAACCGTGTTAGAGCAACGTTTTGGGCTTGTTTTTTCAGATAAACAGTTACTTGAAACAGCTTTTACTCACACTAGTTACGCCAATGAGCACCGCCTCTTAAAAATTTCACACAATGAACGCTTGGAATTTTTAGGAGACGCTGTTCTGCAATTATTGATTTCAGAATATCTGTACAAAAAATATCCTAAAAAACCAGAAGGTGACCTGTCTAAACTCCGTGCCATGATTGTACGCGAGGAGAGTTTAGCTGGTTTTGCCCGTGACTGCCAGTTTGACCAGTTTATCAAGCTAGGAAAGGGAGAGGAAAAATCTGGAGGCCGTAATCGAGATACCATCTTGGGAGATGCTTTCGAAGCCTTTTTGGGTGCCCTGCTTTTAGATAAGGATCTACTTACGGTAAAAGAGTTTATCTATCAGGTCATGATACCGAAGGTTGAGGCTGGTGATTTTGAGATGATTAAAGACTACAAGACTCACCTCCAAGAATTACTCCAAGTCAATGGTGATGTCGATATTCGTTATCAGGTGATTTCAGAGATTGGACCTGCCCATGATAAGATGTTTGAGGTTGAAGTCCTTGTCGAGGGTCAAAGTTTAGGTAGGGGTCAAGGACGATCTAAAAAATTGGCCGAACAAGAAGCCGCTAAAAATGCAGTTGAGGAAGGACTGGATTCATGTATTTAA
- a CDS encoding putative DNA-binding protein yields MEIEKTNRMNALFEFYAALLTDKQMNYIELYYADDYSLAEIAEEFGVSRQAVYDNIKRTEKILEDYEMKLHMYSDYIVRSQIFDQILERYPEDAFLQEQLEILTSIDNRE; encoded by the coding sequence ATGGAAATTGAAAAAACCAATCGAATGAATGCTCTGTTTGAATTCTATGCAGCCCTCTTGACTGATAAACAAATGAACTATATCGAGCTCTACTATGCAGACGACTATAGTTTGGCTGAAATTGCTGAAGAGTTTGGCGTCAGTCGTCAGGCTGTTTATGATAATATCAAACGAACTGAAAAGATTCTGGAAGACTATGAAATGAAGCTTCATATGTACTCTGATTACATTGTTCGCAGTCAGATTTTTGATCAGATCTTAGAGCGCTACCCAGAAGATGCTTTTCTACAAGAACAACTTGAAATCTTAACAAGTATTGATAATCGGGAGTAA
- a CDS encoding 2-oxoglutarate:acceptor oxidoreductase, with product MGSLVIYQGIPCTLLAAEEPFPTRLQIISSNDISKAMQVGFSCWGYPNEIMKEVTPEELECLQHFGRFPLN from the coding sequence ATGGGCAGTCTTGTCATTTACCAAGGAATACCTTGCACACTATTAGCGGCAGAGGAACCATTTCCAACTCGACTACAGATTATTTCGTCCAATGATATCTCCAAAGCTATGCAAGTAGGTTTTAGCTGTTGGGGATATCCAAATGAAATCATGAAAGAGGTCACACCCGAAGAACTAGAGTGTTTACAACATTTCGGACGATTTCCACTGAATTGA
- the ffh gene encoding signal recognition particle protein yields MAFENLTERLQNVFKNLRKKGKITESDIQEATKEIRLALLEADVALPVVKDFIKKVRERAIGHEVIDTLNPAQQIIKIVNEELTAVLGSDTAEIIKSPKIPTIIMLVGLQGAGKTTFAGKLANKLKKEEDARPLMIAADIYRPAAIDQLKTLGQQIDVPVFALGTEVPAVEIVRQGLEQAKANHNDYVLIDTAGRLQIDELLMNELRDVKALAQPNEILLVIDAMIGQEAANVAREFNNQLEVTGVILTKIDGDTRGGAALSVRHITGKPIKFTGTGEKITDIETFHPDRMASRILGMGDMLTLIEKASQEYDEQKALEMAEKMRENTFDFNDFIDQLDQVQNMGPMEDLLKMIPGMANNPALQNVKVDEKQIARKRAIVSSMTPEERENPDLLTPSRRRRIAAGSGNTFIEVNKFIKDFNQAKQLMQGVMSGDMNKMMKQMGINPNNLPKNMPGGMDMSALEGMMGQGGMPDMSAFGGAGMPDMSQMLGGGLKGKIGEFAMKQSMKRMANKMKKAKKKRK; encoded by the coding sequence ATGGCATTTGAAAATTTAACAGAACGTTTGCAGAACGTCTTTAAAAATCTACGTAAAAAAGGAAAAATCACAGAAAGCGATATCCAAGAAGCAACCAAGGAAATTCGTCTGGCTCTTTTAGAGGCCGACGTTGCTTTACCTGTGGTTAAGGACTTTATCAAAAAAGTTCGCGAACGTGCGATTGGTCATGAGGTCATTGATACCCTCAATCCAGCTCAACAAATCATCAAGATTGTTAATGAAGAGTTGACTGCAGTTCTTGGTTCTGATACAGCTGAGATTATCAAGTCTCCAAAAATCCCGACCATTATCATGCTGGTCGGTTTGCAGGGTGCTGGTAAAACAACCTTCGCAGGAAAGCTCGCGAACAAACTCAAAAAGGAAGAGGATGCTCGTCCTCTGATGATTGCGGCCGACATCTATCGTCCTGCGGCCATTGACCAGCTCAAAACACTGGGACAACAAATTGATGTTCCTGTATTTGCTCTTGGGACTGAAGTTCCTGCAGTTGAGATTGTTCGCCAAGGTTTGGAGCAAGCCAAAGCCAACCATAACGACTATGTCTTGATTGATACAGCCGGTCGTTTACAAATCGATGAGCTTCTCATGAATGAGCTTCGTGATGTTAAAGCTCTTGCTCAACCAAATGAAATCCTTCTCGTCATCGATGCTATGATCGGTCAAGAAGCTGCTAACGTTGCACGAGAATTTAACAATCAATTAGAGGTTACCGGTGTCATCCTTACCAAGATTGACGGGGACACTCGTGGTGGTGCGGCCCTTTCTGTTCGTCATATCACAGGAAAACCTATCAAATTCACTGGTACTGGTGAAAAGATTACAGATATCGAAACCTTCCACCCAGACCGTATGGCCAGCCGTATTCTCGGTATGGGAGATATGCTGACTCTGATCGAGAAAGCTTCCCAAGAATACGATGAGCAAAAAGCCCTTGAAATGGCTGAAAAGATGAGGGAAAACACCTTTGATTTCAACGATTTCATCGATCAGTTGGATCAAGTGCAAAATATGGGGCCAATGGAAGATTTGCTCAAGATGATTCCTGGTATGGCCAACAATCCTGCCCTTCAAAATGTGAAGGTGGATGAAAAACAAATCGCTCGTAAACGTGCCATCGTCTCATCTATGACTCCTGAAGAACGTGAAAATCCAGATTTGCTCACTCCAAGCCGCCGTCGTCGTATCGCAGCTGGTTCTGGGAATACCTTTATCGAAGTCAACAAGTTCATCAAAGACTTTAACCAAGCTAAACAACTCATGCAAGGTGTCATGTCTGGTGACATGAACAAGATGATGAAGCAAATGGGCATCAACCCTAACAATCTTCCTAAAAATATGCCTGGTGGCATGGATATGTCAGCCCTTGAAGGAATGATGGGACAAGGTGGTATGCCTGATATGTCAGCGTTCGGAGGAGCTGGAATGCCTGATATGAGCCAGATGCTCGGTGGAGGTCTCAAGGGTAAAATCGGTGAATTTGCTATGAAGCAATCCATGAAACGCATGGCCAACAAAATGAAAAAAGCTAAGAAAAAACGCAAATAA
- a CDS encoding RluA family pseudouridine synthase has protein sequence MEIKIETGGIRLDKALSDLTELSRSLANEQIKSGQVLVNGQLKKAKYSVQEGDVVTYQVPEPEVLEYEAEDIPLEIIYQDEDVAVVNKPQGMVVHPSAGHTSGTLVNALMYHIKDLSGINGVLRPGIVHRIDKDTSGLLMIAKNDDAHMALAQELKDKKSLRKYWTIVHGNLPNDRGVIEAPIGRSEKDRKKQAVTAKGKPAVTRFQVLERFGDYSLLELQLETGRTHQIRVHMAYIGHPVAGDEVYGPRKTLKGHGQFLHAKTLGFTHPRTGETMEFTSDIPAIFKETLEKLRNN, from the coding sequence ATGGAAATTAAAATTGAAACCGGCGGGATACGTTTAGATAAGGCTTTGTCAGATCTGACAGAACTGTCACGTAGTCTCGCCAATGAACAAATCAAGTCTGGTCAGGTCTTGGTCAATGGTCAGTTAAAAAAAGCCAAGTACTCGGTTCAAGAAGGGGATGTTGTCACCTATCAAGTTCCGGAACCAGAGGTTTTGGAGTATGAAGCTGAAGATATTCCTTTAGAAATCATATACCAAGATGAGGATGTAGCAGTAGTCAATAAACCTCAAGGTATGGTCGTTCATCCAAGTGCTGGTCATACTAGTGGGACCTTGGTGAATGCCCTTATGTATCATATCAAGGACTTATCAGGAATCAATGGTGTATTACGTCCTGGAATTGTCCACCGTATTGATAAGGATACATCAGGTCTCTTGATGATTGCTAAAAACGACGATGCTCACATGGCGCTCGCTCAAGAATTGAAAGATAAGAAATCACTTCGAAAATATTGGACTATCGTTCATGGAAATCTTCCCAACGACCGTGGAGTCATTGAGGCGCCAATCGGACGTAGTGAAAAAGACCGCAAGAAACAAGCTGTGACTGCCAAAGGGAAACCAGCCGTGACACGCTTCCAAGTCTTGGAACGCTTTGGTGACTATTCTTTATTAGAATTGCAACTGGAAACAGGACGAACTCATCAAATCCGTGTGCACATGGCTTATATCGGTCATCCTGTAGCCGGTGATGAAGTATATGGTCCTCGTAAAACCCTAAAGGGACATGGACAATTTCTCCATGCCAAGACGCTTGGATTTACTCATCCAAGAACAGGTGAAACTATGGAATTTACTTCTGATATTCCTGCTATCTTTAAAGAGACTTTGGAGAAACTTCGAAATAACTAA
- the lspA gene encoding signal peptidase II, with product MKKRGILAGIIAALIVLDQMVKAYVVQNIALGEIKSWIPNLVSLTYLQNRGAAFSMLQDQQWFFAVITLVVMVGAIWYLHKHIEDSFWTVFGLVLIIAGGLGNFIDRISRGFVVDMFHLDFVNFAIFNVADSYLTVGVLVLLLAMLKEEMNGN from the coding sequence ATGAAAAAAAGAGGAATACTAGCAGGGATTATAGCAGCCTTGATTGTCTTAGATCAAATGGTAAAGGCTTATGTCGTTCAGAATATTGCTCTTGGTGAAATCAAGTCATGGATCCCAAATCTAGTTAGTTTAACCTATCTGCAAAATAGAGGAGCAGCCTTTTCGATGCTCCAAGACCAACAGTGGTTTTTTGCAGTGATTACCCTCGTAGTCATGGTTGGAGCTATCTGGTATCTTCATAAGCATATAGAGGATTCCTTCTGGACAGTCTTTGGATTGGTTTTGATTATTGCAGGTGGTCTGGGAAACTTCATTGATCGTATTAGCCGAGGATTTGTCGTGGATATGTTCCACTTAGACTTTGTCAATTTTGCCATATTCAACGTAGCTGATAGTTATCTAACAGTAGGAGTTCTTGTATTATTGCTTGCAATGCTAAAAGAGGAAATGAATGGAAATTAA
- a CDS encoding LysR family transcriptional regulator produces MNIQQLRYVVAIANSGTFREAAEKMYVSQPSLSISVRDLEKELGFKIFRRTSSGTFLTRRGMEFYEKAQELVKGFDIFQNQYANPEEEKDEFSIASQHYDFLPPTITAFSQQYPEYKNFRIFESTTVQILDEVAQGHSEIGIIYLNNQNQKGIMQRVEKLGLEVIELIPFQTHIYLREGHPLAKKKELVMDDLAELPTVRFTQEKDEYLYYSENFVDTSASSQMFNVTDRATLNGILERTNAYATGSGFLDSDSVNGITVIPLNDNLNNRMVYVKREEVDLSQAGTLFVEVMQEYFDQKRKA; encoded by the coding sequence ATGAATATTCAACAATTACGCTACGTTGTAGCTATTGCTAATAGTGGTACTTTTCGTGAAGCGGCTGAAAAGATGTACGTTAGCCAACCCAGTCTATCTATTTCTGTAAGAGATCTGGAAAAAGAGCTAGGCTTTAAGATTTTTCGTAGAACCAGTTCAGGAACCTTTCTTACTCGCCGTGGAATGGAATTTTATGAAAAGGCACAAGAATTGGTCAAAGGTTTTGATATCTTCCAGAATCAGTATGCCAATCCTGAAGAGGAAAAGGATGAGTTTTCAATAGCCAGTCAGCACTATGATTTCTTACCTCCAACCATTACAGCTTTTTCTCAACAGTACCCGGAGTATAAGAATTTTCGTATTTTTGAATCTACAACTGTTCAGATTTTGGATGAAGTAGCCCAAGGACATAGTGAAATTGGGATTATCTATCTCAACAATCAAAATCAAAAGGGTATCATGCAGCGGGTTGAAAAATTAGGCCTTGAAGTGATAGAGTTGATTCCTTTCCAAACGCATATTTATCTACGTGAAGGACATCCTTTGGCTAAGAAAAAAGAGTTGGTCATGGATGATTTGGCTGAATTGCCAACCGTGCGTTTCACACAAGAGAAGGATGAATACCTCTATTACTCAGAAAACTTTGTGGATACAAGTGCCAGCTCTCAAATGTTTAACGTAACAGACCGAGCTACTTTAAATGGGATTCTTGAAAGAACAAATGCTTATGCGACTGGTTCTGGATTCTTAGATAGCGATAGTGTTAATGGAATTACCGTTATTCCACTAAATGATAATCTCAATAATCGCATGGTTTATGTGAAACGTGAGGAAGTAGACTTGAGTCAAGCAGGGACTTTATTTGTAGAGGTTATGCAAGAGTATTTTGATCAGAAGAGGAAAGCATGA
- the sodA gene encoding superoxide dismutase SodA, protein MAIILPDLPYAYDALEPYIDAETMHLHHDKHHQTYVNNANAALEKHPEIGEDLEALLADVESIPADIRQALINNGGGHLNHALFWELMTPEKTAPSAELAAAIDEVFGSFEEFQAAFTAAATTRFGSGWAWLVVNKEGKLEVTSTANQDTPISEGKKPILGLDVWEHAYYVKYRNVRPDYIKAFFSVINWNKVNELYAAAK, encoded by the coding sequence ATGGCTATTATCTTACCAGATCTTCCATACGCTTACGATGCATTGGAACCATACATCGATGCTGAAACAATGCACTTGCACCATGACAAACATCACCAAACATATGTCAACAACGCAAACGCAGCTCTTGAAAAACACCCTGAAATTGGTGAAGACCTTGAAGCTTTGCTTGCTGACGTAGAATCTATCCCAGCTGATATCCGTCAAGCGCTTATCAACAATGGTGGTGGACACTTGAACCATGCTCTTTTCTGGGAATTGATGACTCCTGAAAAAACAGCTCCTTCAGCAGAACTTGCAGCAGCAATCGATGAAGTTTTTGGTTCATTCGAAGAATTCCAAGCAGCTTTCACTGCAGCAGCAACTACACGTTTTGGTTCTGGATGGGCATGGTTGGTTGTTAACAAAGAAGGTAAGCTTGAAGTGACTTCAACAGCAAACCAAGACACACCAATCTCAGAAGGTAAGAAACCAATCTTGGGCTTGGACGTTTGGGAACATGCATACTACGTGAAATACCGCAACGTTCGTCCTGACTACATCAAAGCTTTCTTCTCAGTGATTAACTGGAACAAAGTAAACGAACTATACGCAGCGGCTAAATAA
- the holA gene encoding DNA polymerase III subunit delta: MLAIEESRKLSLANLPSLTLFTGTDQGQYDVMKAQVLKQIGYDPADLNFAYFDMKEVDYKSLELELVSLPFFADEKIVILDHFLDITTAKKRYLTDDELKAFEDYLENTVPSSKLVIFAEGKLDSKRRLVKLLKRDATVFEALEPKEQELRAYFQKWAQEQGLTFDGNSFEQLLIKSSFQFSEIQKNLLFLQSYKDSGLITEEDIVEAIPKTLQDNIFDLTQLILTKKIDQARDLVKDLTLQGEDEIKLIAIMLGQFRLYTQVKILQESGQTESQMVSSLGHYLGRNPNPYQIKFALRDTRGLSLNFLQNSIRYLIQADYQIKTGVYEKGYLFEKALLQIASQSN; encoded by the coding sequence ATGCTAGCCATAGAAGAAAGTCGAAAGCTATCCTTAGCGAACCTTCCTAGTTTGACCCTGTTTACAGGAACTGATCAAGGACAGTATGACGTCATGAAAGCACAAGTTCTAAAGCAAATCGGATATGATCCTGCAGATTTGAATTTTGCTTATTTTGACATGAAAGAAGTAGACTACAAAAGCTTGGAGCTAGAGTTGGTCAGTCTTCCTTTCTTTGCGGATGAAAAAATTGTTATTTTAGATCATTTTCTCGATATTACAACTGCTAAAAAACGCTATCTAACTGATGATGAGCTCAAGGCCTTTGAAGACTATCTGGAAAATACTGTACCCTCAAGTAAATTAGTAATCTTTGCTGAAGGCAAGTTAGATAGCAAGAGACGTTTGGTCAAATTACTTAAGCGGGATGCGACAGTATTTGAGGCTCTTGAACCTAAAGAGCAAGAGTTGAGAGCCTATTTTCAAAAGTGGGCTCAGGAACAAGGACTTACTTTTGATGGAAATTCCTTTGAACAGTTGCTTATCAAATCTAGTTTTCAATTCAGTGAAATTCAGAAAAACTTGCTCTTCTTACAGTCTTATAAGGATAGTGGTCTGATAACAGAAGAAGATATTGTTGAAGCCATTCCAAAGACTTTGCAGGATAATATTTTTGATTTGACCCAATTAATATTAACTAAGAAAATTGATCAGGCACGAGATTTAGTTAAAGATTTGACCTTGCAAGGAGAAGATGAGATTAAACTGATTGCCATTATGCTGGGGCAGTTTAGACTCTATACCCAGGTGAAAATATTGCAAGAGTCTGGTCAGACAGAATCACAGATGGTCAGCAGTTTGGGTCACTATCTTGGTCGCAATCCGAATCCCTATCAAATCAAATTTGCTCTTCGTGACACGCGAGGATTGTCCCTGAATTTCCTACAAAATTCTATTCGTTATCTCATTCAAGCAGATTATCAAATTAAGACTGGTGTTTACGAAAAAGGGTACTTGTTTGAGAAGGCTTTATTGCAAATTGCCAGCCAGTCAAATTGA